A stretch of DNA from bacterium:
GGTTCTTTCACGAAACCTAGAAGAACAGACAGCTCTTTTTCACCCGGCTTTCGATTTCGTCTTTTGTTTCGTCGATCTTTTTATCGACCTTGCCCCTCAACTCGTCCATGAGCTTGCCGCGGTCGATGAAGTCTTTGAATTGGGACTGGAATTTTTCGATCTCCCGGACTGGCAGTTTTTCGACCAAAGGCGCCAGTTGTCCCTTTTGCAGCTTGGTCGTAAAATTCTGGTCGAGGAGCACTTCCTTGGCGCCTGCAATCAGGCTTTTGACTTTTATTTTTCCCTCAAAAACGCTGAACTGGCTCGAGCCATTTTTGTCGACCATAGTCTTGAAGGTCGTGCCTCGGATAAAGGCATGGGCGGCATCGGTCTTGACCTCGAATTCGTCGCCTTTGTTCAGCTTGGTCACTTTGCTTACCATCTCGCCGAAGGAAGTGAAGATCGAACTGAAAATGCCCTTCTTAGTCTCCTCTTTGCGTTCGATCTTTATGCTGGAATTCGGTTCCAGCCGGATCAGCGAATAGTTCGATAACTGGATCTCGCAGACCGATTCATCGCCGGTCGTGATCACATCGTTGGTGTAAAGCTGGGTGTTCAGCACGATCGAGTATTTTTTTAAATTCCTCTCGAGCACTGCCGAGCCGACCAGGTAAGAAACCTTGGCCGGCACTTCTGCACTCACCAGGAATAAAGTAACGATACCGACAATGAAATTCATTATTTCCTCCCGGGAAGTTCTTTTCCCCGATATTTTTCCCAGAGCGAGACATAATGCTTGCGGCTCACTCCGTCAGCTGATCTTCCCTCATGCTGCACAGAATCTTCAAACCGCGAAAATACCTTTTCCTCTGATCGTTCCTGCGCCAGGATCAGCGGCAAGCCGATCACCAGCATGTACAGTACCAAAAAATAGGAGCCATAACCGAGGCTGATGGAAACCATAAGCATCATCGCACTGAAATAGAAGCTCACGAAATTCCCGGTCGTTATTTCCTCGGTACGCACCGACCGCTCGCGGATCACGATCGAATACAAAAGCAGGATGATACCCAGTATCGGAAAGATCGGATATGCTTTCATCCGGTACGCGGGCCAGGCAACGACCGTAATCACACCGACGACGAACGCCGCGTAGAACGCCAGCGCGAACGCTGCGCGCAGCGGGAAATTGTACATATCGGACGGCAGGAGCCCCGATTGAAAAAACAACCGCTTCAGGTAATACTCGCGCGCCAGCCAAATGATCAGCAGCATTGTATAGACATATGGCACGATCCAATCTTTGAACGGGCTCAGGCAGTTATAGAAAAACAGACCTGTGTACAATGTTATGAAAATGATCCAGACAAGTCTTTTCCAATTAATATTCTTCATTCTTTATTTCTGTTCTCCGAAAACGATGTCGAATGCCATCATTCCGGTCTCAGCCGGGCAGACAACGACATTGTTCTTCTTTATTTCACCCCAGACAGAATACTGCTGTTTCCGCACCATCAGCTCCAGTTCGGCTTTTTTCATCTCGGACGCGCTGAATTTCATCTCGCAGGCCACCATGTTCAGGACATCGCCCAGCCGGTACGCGCTCCCGGCGGTGACATTTCGGAAGGTCGAGGCTGGATACAATACGACATTGGCGCCAAAATATGAACAAAGCCCCTGCAGCAAGTACTCCTTGAGGCCGGTCGGGCCGGTCGTTATCACCCTGTTCAAGGTCTCGCTCAACAGGTTTTGAATGCCGCGGATCCTCGCGCCAGCACCCGAATCACTGACCACTTTCAGCGGTTTCATCATGGTGTCGGATAAATTCCGCCCTTCGATCTTGAAATCGACCAGCCCCGGGGGCAGTTTAAGGAAAGCGTTATCAACGATCCAAACCACGTCGCTGCGCTCTCTAACCAGGGCCAGCATCGTTTCGTCGCTGATCGACAATGAATCCTTGCCCTTGCTGATAATGGCAAACCGTATGCCTTTGAAATTCGTTATGCCGTAACCCATTAATCTTTTGACCGGGAAAAACCTAAAACCATAGACTGGACGGTCCATTATTATATAATCAACAGGAAGACCGCTCAGCGCTTCAAAAAAGTTAGTACGTTCCAGGATGACATCCAGAAACGGCCATTTGAAATCAAGATAACCGATTGTGATCTTATTGCTGTCCGCGGCCGCCGAAAGCGCCGGTTTCTCCTTGAATAGATCATCGTAGATCGCGCCTACATAAGCGACTTCAATGATCTTGGCGGTCGGTCCGATTCTTTTGGGACAATTCAGGAACAATGGCAGCAACAGGAAAAACGCAAAAAAATAAGGATTTAACTTCGCGTGCATATTCAATTATAGTGAAGGATTTACCGATGTCAATATCAACAAGGATAAGGTTTTACTGCATCAGGATCAAAGTTTATTCAGTCGGTTCTCCCGGCGGAATATCCTCATCACTCGCGGGCGACTCCAGGAACTCTTTTATAAAATCCTCAGCCGCCTCCTCCTGCCCTTCTTCAACGAGCACCTCGCCCCAGCCGCCTTTCATTACCTTTGCCAGACCGTCAAGCCAGGCGGTCTCGAACCTCTGGATCTCGGCGTCGATGCCCTGTCCTTTAAGCATTTCCCGGATCGTAATCGCGGTGAACTCATCGGGCGCCATATATACCCTTTTTTTCATTCGGCTTCCCCTTACTGACCGGTGATCATTGAACGATCCGGATGTTCATTTTCCGGGAATTTCCTCTTCGATCCATTTTTTTATTTCGGATTTGGCCGGGATCTTGCCCGAACATTTAACCTTGTCGTTGATCACCAGACCCGGGGTAGATAGGATCTTGTATTCCATGATCTTGGTCAGGTCTTTGACTTTTTGCAGGTCAGCAGCGATGTTAAGCTCGGTCAGAACCTCCACGGTCCGCTTATGGACTTCCTCGCACCGCGGGCAGCCCGGACCCAGTATCTTGATCTCCATTAAGACCTCCTTTTTTCACTTAAACGCCAGGAAATATATCCCGACGAATATGATCAGCACGGCAGCAGCCTTGCGCAGGTAAAAGTTAGCTTTTTGTAAGTGCCTTGATTCCAGCAGGTTCTTTGCCAGACCGACCGATGTACCGGCCACCACGATCAGCGTGCAGTGACCTAGGCCATACGTGAACAACAGACCCAATCCGTAGACCACGCTGCCTTTGGCCGCGATCAAGACCAGAATGACGGCAAGGATCGGGACCGCGCACGGCGTGGAGACGATACCGAAGAGCATACCCATTAACAATGCACCCACCAACCCCCCAGCCTTGAAATTCTTCGGGGTCACGGCGGGCAAAGGTATTTTAAAGATCTCCAGCAGATAGATCCCCATCAGAAAGCAGACCGCGGCCACGACGTACCGCCAGAAAGATCCGACGTCACCGAGCAGCCGGCCGGTCGTCGCGGCAATGATCCCCAGAATGCTGAAACTCACGGACAGGCCTATGACGAAAAAGAACGAAAACACCAATGCTTTCTTTACGCCGGTTAGCTCCCTGGTGCCACCCACAAAACCGATCATCAAAGGGATCATCGCCAGCACGCAGGGATTGGACGCGGTCATCAAACCGCCGACAAAAACGAGCAGGAACGCCAGCCACGGATTCGTGTTGATCACGCGCTCGGCGTTCTGCATTAACGCATTCATGGTTTATTTATTCAACAGTTCGTCCAACTTTGTCTTGACCGCCTTTTCTTCCATCTCGCCCACATTGCGGTGCATTTCCTTGCCGCCGCGGTCAATGAATACCAGGGTCGGGATCAGCATAATCTGGTATTGTTTGGTCAATTCCTTCTGTGTGTTGACATTCACCAGGATGATCCTTACCCGGTCGCTGTATTCCTCGTCGATCTTCGCGAGCCTTGCTTTCATGATCTTGCAGATCTTGCATTGTGCCCCGGTAAAATCAGCCAGGACCGGCTTGTTAAATTCAAGGATCAGTGTTTCAAGTAATGGCACGGCACCGGCATAGGTTTCCGCCGCTCCCCCGACGTCCTTTTTTTCCATATCCGTCTTGGCCTGCGCCAACATCCCGGCCGCGGCTTTCATGGCGCTATCGATCTCAATACCCTGGTGCCAGGGATCGCGGCCGTAAATATCAGCGAACGCTTCCCAATTTCTGTCTATTCGTTCGATGATGGACTCGGCATCACCGGATCCCATAGCCGCGCCCTTCTCAATGATGTCCCCGATATCCGCGGTTATCGCGTCGAGCGTTGAAGTCGCGGTCGTGCCGGTGGCGGCATTTTCCTCGGCCGCGCATAAAAAAGAAGCCGGCAATGCCAGAAATGAGCACAATACGCTGAACAAAACGCCATGAATCCTGAACATTAAAA
This window harbors:
- a CDS encoding FecR family protein, coding for MNFIVGIVTLFLVSAEVPAKVSYLVGSAVLERNLKKYSIVLNTQLYTNDVITTGDESVCEIQLSNYSLIRLEPNSSIKIERKEETKKGIFSSIFTSFGEMVSKVTKLNKGDEFEVKTDAAHAFIRGTTFKTMVDKNGSSQFSVFEGKIKVKSLIAGAKEVLLDQNFTTKLQKGQLAPLVEKLPVREIEKFQSQFKDFIDRGKLMDELRGKVDKKIDETKDEIESRVKKSCLFF
- a CDS encoding thioredoxin family protein, with amino-acid sequence MEIKILGPGCPRCEEVHKRTVEVLTELNIAADLQKVKDLTKIMEYKILSTPGLVINDKVKCSGKIPAKSEIKKWIEEEIPGK
- a CDS encoding cytochrome c biogenesis protein CcdA encodes the protein MNALMQNAERVINTNPWLAFLLVFVGGLMTASNPCVLAMIPLMIGFVGGTRELTGVKKALVFSFFFVIGLSVSFSILGIIAATTGRLLGDVGSFWRYVVAAVCFLMGIYLLEIFKIPLPAVTPKNFKAGGLVGALLMGMLFGIVSTPCAVPILAVILVLIAAKGSVVYGLGLLFTYGLGHCTLIVVAGTSVGLAKNLLESRHLQKANFYLRKAAAVLIIFVGIYFLAFK
- a CDS encoding thioredoxin family protein; the protein is MFRIHGVLFSVLCSFLALPASFLCAAEENAATGTTATSTLDAITADIGDIIEKGAAMGSGDAESIIERIDRNWEAFADIYGRDPWHQGIEIDSAMKAAAGMLAQAKTDMEKKDVGGAAETYAGAVPLLETLILEFNKPVLADFTGAQCKICKIMKARLAKIDEEYSDRVRIILVNVNTQKELTKQYQIMLIPTLVFIDRGGKEMHRNVGEMEEKAVKTKLDELLNK